A part of Elusimicrobiota bacterium genomic DNA contains:
- the nspC gene encoding Carboxynorspermidine/carboxyspermidine decarboxylase, protein MVVAEKNISEIIQAHKATLRTPYYLIDEQQLLKNLEKIAEVKKKSGAKSVLALKCFSTWSVFDLMRDYMDGTTSSSLYEAKLGHEKFGKEVHAYSVGFSQDEIEEVRNFATKIIFNSTSQLKRFLPLVGDVPLGLRINPGVSHSHFDLADPARRYCRLGATNEKEILDVLPSVSGAMFHCNCENDDFGKFSSILDHIGKKFGPLLKKLKWVSLGGGLYFTKEGYPLEKFCERLARFANEFDVQVYLEPGESSITQCGYLVTTVLDVVHNEIDNAIVDSAVETHMPDLMIYHSDAKVAGAQKKGVPVMVTGRTCLAGDVFGTYHFPEPLKVGDTVTFLDAAGYTLVKKNWFNGIKMPSIVVRRLNGRVELVKSFTYEDFVANLS, encoded by the coding sequence ATGGTCGTTGCGGAAAAAAATATTTCGGAAATCATTCAAGCGCACAAAGCCACCCTGCGCACGCCTTATTATTTGATCGACGAACAACAATTGCTCAAGAATCTCGAAAAGATCGCCGAGGTCAAAAAGAAATCCGGGGCCAAATCGGTTTTGGCGCTCAAGTGTTTTTCCACCTGGAGCGTGTTTGATCTCATGCGTGACTATATGGACGGCACCACCAGCAGTTCTCTCTATGAAGCCAAGTTGGGTCACGAAAAATTCGGCAAAGAAGTGCACGCCTACAGCGTGGGGTTTTCCCAAGATGAAATAGAAGAAGTCAGAAATTTCGCCACAAAAATAATTTTCAATTCCACGTCGCAACTGAAACGTTTCCTCCCGTTGGTTGGCGACGTCCCTCTGGGCCTTCGCATCAACCCCGGCGTCAGTCATTCCCATTTTGATTTGGCCGACCCCGCTCGGCGCTACTGCCGATTGGGCGCCACAAATGAAAAAGAAATTTTGGACGTTCTTCCCTCTGTAAGCGGAGCCATGTTCCACTGCAATTGCGAAAATGATGATTTCGGAAAATTCTCAAGTATTCTCGACCACATCGGGAAAAAATTCGGGCCCCTTCTCAAGAAACTCAAATGGGTGAGTTTGGGGGGCGGCCTTTATTTCACAAAGGAAGGCTACCCTTTGGAAAAATTTTGTGAGAGACTCGCGCGCTTCGCGAATGAATTTGATGTGCAGGTCTACCTTGAACCCGGAGAATCGTCCATCACCCAATGCGGATATTTGGTGACAACGGTGTTGGATGTGGTTCACAATGAGATTGACAACGCGATTGTCGATTCGGCGGTTGAAACGCACATGCCGGACTTGATGATTTATCACTCCGACGCAAAAGTGGCAGGAGCGCAAAAAAAAGGGGTCCCCGTCATGGTGACGGGGCGAACCTGTTTGGCGGGGGACGTGTTTGGCACCTATCATTTCCCTGAGCCGCTTAAAGTGGGGGACACGGTGACATTCTTGGACGCGGCGGGGTACACGCTGGTGAAAAAGAATTGGTTCAATGGCATCAAAATGCCGTCGATCGTGGTGAGACGATTGAACGGCCGGGTGGAATTGGTTAAAAGTTTTACCTACGAAGATTTTGTAGCGAACTTATCCTGA
- the araP gene encoding L-arabinose transport system permease protein AraP codes for MEQRAGNTKKSDSPFTWHMAGNYFFVLPALLMFLIFNFYPYIQVFFLSVFKWNGISLSKTFVGLANYKDIISDNVSWWISMKNAAYVTGLALTVQNGVALMLAWMVDRDIRGGQIYRSIFFLPPILSGIVVGLIWNWIYQGDYGLLNGLLDKFGYGHLKEAWLANPKTALTALSVVHMWKGFGWGFIILLAGLQGIPRELYEAARVDGASEVRIFWKITVPLMIPVFILVSVLTVLGTMQMYDLVITTTRGGPGLHTEVPMKRILDEITPGSRVGYASAMGVVFGAVLLVVSMIQIQLSKWFKAE; via the coding sequence ATGGAACAACGCGCCGGCAACACAAAGAAATCAGATTCCCCTTTTACTTGGCACATGGCGGGAAATTATTTTTTTGTGTTGCCGGCGCTCTTGATGTTTCTCATCTTCAATTTTTATCCCTACATTCAGGTCTTTTTCCTCTCTGTCTTTAAATGGAATGGCATTTCCCTCAGCAAAACTTTTGTGGGCTTGGCCAATTATAAAGACATTATTTCCGACAACGTTTCTTGGTGGATCTCCATGAAAAACGCCGCCTATGTTACAGGCCTGGCGCTCACGGTCCAAAACGGCGTGGCGCTCATGCTGGCCTGGATGGTGGATCGCGACATTCGAGGCGGACAAATTTACCGGTCCATTTTTTTTCTGCCGCCCATTCTATCGGGCATCGTGGTGGGGCTCATTTGGAATTGGATTTATCAGGGAGATTACGGCCTCTTGAACGGCTTGCTTGATAAGTTTGGCTACGGCCACCTAAAAGAGGCTTGGTTGGCCAATCCCAAAACAGCTTTGACGGCGCTCAGTGTTGTTCACATGTGGAAAGGCTTCGGATGGGGTTTCATTATTCTTCTGGCAGGGCTTCAAGGAATACCGCGGGAGCTTTATGAAGCGGCCCGCGTGGACGGAGCCAGTGAAGTTCGTATTTTTTGGAAAATAACCGTTCCGCTGATGATTCCTGTTTTCATTTTGGTGAGCGTCTTGACGGTTTTGGGGACCATGCAGATGTATGACTTGGTCATCACCACCACGCGAGGCGGCCCGGGGCTCCACACGGAAGTTCCGATGAAACGGATACTCGATGAAATCACACCGGGGTCCCGCGTTGGCTATGCGTCGGCCATGGGAGTCGTGTTTGGGGCGGTTTTGCTTGTGGTTTCGATGATTCAAATTCAGTTGTCAAAATGGTTTAAGGCGGAGTGA
- the araQ gene encoding L-arabinose transport system permease protein AraQ, whose product MEAEILYPVRKWFTVERISLRLWRVVKSTIKHTILISVAISCIFPLVWMFSSALKTNATVFTDMSLIPSDPQFINFAEAWTKGKFGVYFFNSVLYTLVCVFGVLFIASLAAFAFARFQFPGKNALYYLFLITLMIPVPGAIVALYVLLIHLGLIDTRLGYMLPQINGGLALGLFILRPFFERIPKDLEDAARIDGCGRWGIYWHVAIPLAKPALAVVALFTSLAVWNEFMLAQLVLQSQSLMPLQLGLVKFWGGTLTEYPLLMAGMAISVIPIVIAYIFLQKHIIAGVTAGALKG is encoded by the coding sequence ATGGAAGCTGAAATTCTCTATCCGGTGCGAAAATGGTTTACGGTTGAACGGATATCGCTTCGGTTGTGGAGAGTTGTAAAAAGCACGATCAAACACACCATTTTAATATCGGTGGCCATCAGTTGCATCTTCCCCTTGGTTTGGATGTTTTCTTCCGCGCTTAAAACCAACGCCACGGTCTTTACCGACATGAGCCTCATCCCCTCCGATCCGCAGTTCATCAATTTCGCCGAGGCTTGGACCAAAGGCAAGTTTGGGGTGTACTTCTTTAACAGTGTTCTCTATACGCTGGTTTGCGTTTTTGGAGTGCTGTTTATTGCCTCTCTCGCCGCTTTTGCATTCGCCCGGTTCCAGTTCCCGGGCAAAAACGCGCTTTATTATTTATTTTTAATCACCCTCATGATCCCTGTTCCTGGCGCCATTGTGGCGCTTTATGTCCTCTTGATTCATTTGGGTCTTATTGATACCCGGCTTGGATACATGCTTCCCCAAATCAATGGAGGACTGGCTTTGGGCCTTTTTATCCTCCGGCCGTTTTTTGAACGGATTCCGAAAGATTTGGAAGATGCCGCTCGAATCGATGGTTGCGGTCGATGGGGAATTTACTGGCATGTGGCCATCCCCTTGGCGAAACCGGCCTTGGCGGTGGTGGCCCTTTTTACCTCGCTCGCCGTTTGGAATGAATTCATGCTGGCGCAATTGGTGCTTCAATCCCAATCCTTGATGCCTCTTCAATTGGGTTTGGTTAAATTCTGGGGCGGGACCCTCACTGAATATCCACTCCTCATGGCCGGCATGGCCATTTCGGTGATCCCCATTGTTATCGCGTATATTTTCCTACAGAAACACATCATTGCCGGCGTTACGGCAGGGGCTTTGAAGGGTTAA
- a CDS encoding Carboxynorspermidine synthase: MKKNVLIIGAGGVAHVAAHKCAQNNDILGNICIASRTKKKCDQIIESIKRKKNIKDHSKRIYSAQINAMDIPAMVKLIKSTKSEIVLNLGSAFLNMSVLEACIKAGVSYMDTAIHEDPYIVCEDPPWYANHEWKKKSACKKKKITAILGVGFDPGVVNAYCAHAVKHNFDKIDSIDILDVNAGTHGKYFATNFDPEINFREFKKVWTYIDRKWVEKPVHSEKWLYDFPVVGQQPVYLTGHDELHSLAKNIDAPSIRFWMGFGDHYINCFNVLKNIGMLSEKPVKTAEGLEVVPLKVLKAVLPNPSSLAPNYKGYTCIGVLVKGWKDGEPKETFTYNVCDHAECYKEVEAQAISYTAGVPPVAAAILLAKGVWDPKTMVNVEELDPDPFIALLDKMGLPTKIEKKGRVPVKA; this comes from the coding sequence ATGAAGAAGAACGTGCTCATTATTGGGGCCGGCGGCGTGGCCCATGTGGCTGCGCACAAATGCGCGCAAAACAACGATATTTTAGGGAACATCTGCATCGCCTCCCGCACAAAAAAGAAATGCGACCAAATCATTGAAAGCATAAAACGAAAGAAAAATATCAAAGACCATTCCAAGAGAATCTATTCAGCCCAAATTAACGCGATGGACATCCCGGCGATGGTCAAACTCATCAAAAGCACAAAATCCGAGATCGTTTTAAATCTGGGCTCCGCTTTCTTGAACATGTCGGTATTGGAGGCGTGCATCAAAGCCGGAGTGAGTTATATGGACACCGCCATCCATGAGGACCCCTACATCGTTTGCGAAGACCCTCCTTGGTATGCCAATCATGAATGGAAGAAAAAATCCGCCTGCAAGAAAAAAAAGATAACGGCCATTCTTGGAGTCGGTTTCGATCCGGGCGTTGTGAACGCTTACTGCGCGCACGCTGTCAAACACAATTTCGACAAAATTGATTCGATTGACATCCTGGACGTAAACGCGGGAACCCATGGAAAATATTTCGCGACGAACTTTGATCCGGAAATCAATTTCCGCGAATTCAAAAAAGTGTGGACTTACATCGACCGCAAATGGGTGGAGAAACCCGTCCATTCAGAAAAATGGCTTTATGATTTCCCAGTGGTCGGGCAACAACCGGTCTATCTCACAGGGCATGACGAACTCCATTCATTGGCCAAAAATATCGACGCGCCGAGCATCCGGTTCTGGATGGGATTCGGGGATCATTACATCAACTGTTTCAACGTCTTAAAAAACATCGGCATGCTTTCAGAGAAGCCGGTGAAAACGGCGGAAGGGTTGGAGGTGGTCCCGCTCAAAGTGCTCAAAGCCGTTCTGCCGAACCCGTCTTCTTTGGCTCCGAATTACAAGGGTTACACCTGCATTGGCGTGTTGGTTAAAGGATGGAAAGACGGGGAACCGAAAGAAACATTCACCTATAACGTCTGCGATCACGCTGAATGTTATAAGGAAGTGGAAGCCCAAGCCATTTCTTACACCGCGGGTGTTCCTCCTGTGGCCGCCGCCATCTTGCTCGCCAAAGGCGTATGGGACCCCAAAACCATGGTCAATGTGGAAGAGTTGGACCCGGATCCCTTCATTGCTCTTCTGGACAAGATGGGACTTCCAACCAAAATCGAAAAGAAAGGCCGCGTCCCGGTGAAGGCGTAA